In the Populus trichocarpa isolate Nisqually-1 chromosome 1, P.trichocarpa_v4.1, whole genome shotgun sequence genome, tttttcagtaaTTAGTTATTGGTATTGTATTTTCTGCAACTGCTTATATATTTTTGCGTCGATGTTGGTACAGATGTCGTACTCCAGAAGGTCGAGGTATTCTCTTTCGCCTTCCCCATACAGGCGAGACAGCAGGTCCATATCAAGGTCAAGGTCCGGAAGTAGGTCAAGGTAATGTCTTGCTTCGTATATGCATATTAAGCTGCATGCTTTATGGAAATCTCTCTGTATACTGGTTTCTTTGGTCTTTTTTCTgtctaattattttgatttggattGTAGGAGCTCATCAAGGGACGTGGAGAATCCTGGTAACAATTTGTATGTGACAGGGTTGTCACCACGTATAACCAAGAAGGAACTTGAGAAGCATTTTGCTGCGGAAGGAACGGTAGGGGTACCATGCTATTGTCTTTCCTACTAATTACGGAATGTTATAGTTTCTCTCCTTGATAGAAGCCTTTTAGTTTCTTATACTGGTTTCTGAATTAACTAATCATGGCCTGTGTTTTTTCTAGGTGATTGATGTTCATCTTGTCGTAGATCCGTTGACAAGAGAGTCTCGAGGATTTGGGTTTGTTACTATGTCTGCTGTTGAGGAGGCCGATCGTTGTATCAAGTATTTGGACCGCTCTGTTCTTGGGGGTCGTGTCATTACAGTGGAGAAGGTAGAATCTTCATTTGTTGTATTCTTGATAAGTGATCCTGGCCTTTTGCATTCTGGTTACTTCGCTTTTTCAATTTGTACACAGATTATGGTTGCCTTTTAGCTcttatgaaattgaaagtttgttgcTTCTTTCCACTTGAAGCTTCTGTTGCAGCAGGTCAGCTGTGTGTAGCAGCTCTTCATCAAACTCCAATAAACAAACAATTCAAACACA is a window encoding:
- the LOC7468012 gene encoding serine/arginine-rich splicing factor SR45a isoform X5; the encoded protein is MSYSRRSRYSLSPSPYRRDSRSISRSRSGSRSRSSSRDVENPGNNLYVTGLSPRITKKELEKHFAAEGTVIDVHLVVDPLTRESRGFGFVTMSAVEEADRCIKYLDRSVLGGRVITVEKLLLQQVSCV